From Saimiri boliviensis isolate mSaiBol1 chromosome 9, mSaiBol1.pri, whole genome shotgun sequence, a single genomic window includes:
- the MC3R gene encoding melanocortin receptor 3 translates to MNASCCLLSVQPVLPNGSEHLQAPSFSNQSSSTFCEQVFIKPEVFLTLGIISLVENILVILAVVRNSNLHSPMYFFLCSLAVADMLVSVSNALETIMIAIVHSDYLTLEDQFIQHMDNIFDSMICISLVASICNLLAIAVDRYVTIFYALRYHSIMTVRKALTLIVAIWVCCGICGVVFIIYSESKMVIVCLITMFFAMMLLMGTLYVHMFLFARLHIKRIAALPPADGAAPQQHSCMKGAVTITILLGVFIFCWAPFFLHLVLIITCPTNPYCICYTAHFNTYLVLIMCNSIIDPLIYAFRSLELRNTFKEILCGCNGMNLG, encoded by the coding sequence ATGAACGCTTCCTGCTGCCTGCTCTCTGTTCAGCCAGTGCTGCCTAATGGCTCAGAGCACCTCCAAGCCCCTTCCTTCAGCAACCAGAGCAGCAGCACGTTCTGCGAGCAGGTCTTTATCAAGCCCGAGGTTTTCCTGACCCTGGGCATCATTAGTCTGGTGGAAAACATCCTGGTTATCCTGGCCGTAGTCAGGAACAGCAACCTGCACTCTCCAATGTACTTCTTCCTGTGCAGCCTGGCGGTGGCCGACATGCTGGTAAGTGTGTCCAATGCCCTGGAGACCATCATGATCGCCATTGTCCACAGCGACTACCTGACCTTGGAGGACCAGTTCATCCAGCACATGGACAACATCTTTGACTCCATGATCTGCATCTCCCTGGTGGCCTCCATCTGCAACCTCCTGGCCATCGCCGTCGACAGGTATGTCACCATCTTCTACGCGCTCCGCTACCACAGCATCATGACCGTGAGGAAGGCCCTCACCTTGATCGTGGCCATCTGGGTCTGCTGCGGCATCTGTGGTGTGGTGTTCATCATCTACTCAGAGAGCAAGATGGTCATCGTGTGCCTCATCACCATGTTCTTCGCCATGATGCTCCTCATGGGCACCCTCTATGTGCACATGTTCCTCTTCGCGCGGCTGCACATCAAGCGCATAGCAGCACTGCCACCCGCCGACGGGGCGGCCCCACAACAGCACTCCTGCATGAAGGGGGCAGTCACCATCACCATCCTCCTGGGCGTGTTCATCTTCTGCTGGGCCCCCTTCTTCCTCCACCTGGTCCTCATCATCACCTGTCCCACCAACCCCTACTGCATCTGCTACACCGCCCACTTCAACACCTACCTGGTCCTGATCATGTGCAACTCCATCATCGACCCGCTCATCTATGCCTTCCGGAGCCTGGAACTGCGCAACACCTTCAAGGAGATTCTCTGCGGCtgcaatggcatgaacttggGATAG